In a single window of the Pandoraea pulmonicola genome:
- a CDS encoding aliphatic sulfonate ABC transporter substrate-binding protein — MTHSGHPTRRQFLSLLGACAAAGTGAFSLSARAAFDPGKFRIGYQKAASTLVLAKASGSLEARLRPLGVEVTWAEFAAGPQLLEGLNVGAIDFGYVGEAPPVFAQAAGADFVYSAYEVPTPLAEGVVVANQSPIKTVADLKRSKVAFNKGSDVHWFLVALLRKHGLDFGDIEPVYLAPADARAALERGAVDAWAIWDPFLSAVLDQSPVRLLANAQGAADHHQFFLSQRTYAQKRADVIKTTLEVLSQTGQQIRDDYAGAAARLAPIQGLDAKIIEKGLRHYAHVYKPVSEPVLQAQQRIADVFLQLKLIPRPIRVADATLQTRVG, encoded by the coding sequence ATGACGCATTCAGGCCATCCGACCCGCCGCCAATTCCTGTCCCTGCTGGGGGCATGCGCGGCGGCCGGCACCGGGGCATTTTCGCTGTCCGCGCGGGCGGCGTTCGATCCAGGCAAATTCCGCATCGGCTATCAGAAGGCCGCAAGCACGCTGGTGCTCGCCAAGGCGAGCGGCAGTCTCGAAGCTCGGCTTCGCCCGCTGGGCGTGGAAGTGACCTGGGCCGAATTCGCCGCCGGTCCGCAGTTGCTCGAAGGACTGAACGTCGGCGCGATCGACTTCGGCTACGTCGGCGAAGCGCCGCCGGTGTTCGCGCAGGCGGCAGGCGCGGACTTCGTCTACAGCGCCTACGAAGTGCCGACGCCGCTGGCCGAAGGCGTCGTCGTCGCGAACCAGTCGCCCATCAAGACCGTCGCCGATCTGAAGCGCAGCAAGGTCGCGTTCAACAAGGGCTCGGACGTCCACTGGTTTCTCGTCGCCCTGCTGCGCAAGCACGGTCTGGACTTCGGCGACATCGAACCGGTTTATCTAGCGCCCGCCGACGCCCGCGCGGCGCTCGAGCGCGGGGCGGTCGACGCCTGGGCGATCTGGGATCCGTTCCTCAGCGCGGTGCTCGATCAAAGTCCCGTGCGCCTGCTCGCCAACGCGCAAGGGGCCGCGGACCATCATCAGTTTTTTCTGAGCCAGCGGACCTACGCGCAAAAGCGTGCCGACGTCATCAAGACCACGCTCGAAGTGCTCAGCCAGACCGGGCAGCAGATTCGCGACGACTACGCGGGCGCGGCGGCCAGGCTCGCCCCGATTCAGGGGCTCGATGCGAAGATCATCGAGAAAGGCCTGCGTCACTACGCCCACGTGTACAAGCCGGTATCCGAGCCAGTACTGCAGGCACAGCAACGCATCGCCGATGTGTTCCTGCAGCTCAAGCTCATTCCGCGACCGATTCGCGTCGCCGACGCGACATTGCAGACGCGCGTCGGCTGA
- a CDS encoding LysR family transcriptional regulator, giving the protein MIQIEDLRLVEALAQCASLSAAARMLNVTPPALSARLRKLEAALGVALATRTSRQLSLTAEGERFAREGSALLAQLDALPESFRRDGKRLTGALRVAAPFGYGRHYVAPALARFAQMHPELHLQLDLRETPWPDKHDADAVVHVGNVRDSSWIARPLAPNERWLCASPAYLQRHGMPAEPRELLQHRCICIRENDEDASLWRFRRRASSAAAASRRASSRDSVRVVPAYTSNDGSVARTWAEQGLGIVLRSEWDTREAVAAGRLVRVLADWAFDSAPVTLLVPTRRGRTARLQALMAFLDDALGASATARRTQHAGP; this is encoded by the coding sequence ATGATCCAGATCGAGGACTTGCGCCTGGTCGAAGCGCTGGCGCAATGTGCGTCGCTCAGTGCGGCGGCGCGCATGCTCAACGTGACGCCGCCGGCGTTGTCGGCGCGCCTGCGCAAACTGGAGGCCGCGCTGGGTGTGGCCCTGGCGACGCGCACGTCGCGACAGCTGAGCCTGACGGCCGAAGGCGAGCGGTTCGCTCGCGAAGGCTCGGCGCTGCTCGCGCAACTCGACGCACTTCCGGAATCGTTCCGTCGCGACGGCAAGCGCCTGACCGGCGCGCTGCGCGTTGCCGCTCCGTTCGGCTACGGGCGACACTACGTCGCGCCGGCGCTGGCACGTTTCGCGCAGATGCATCCGGAGCTGCATCTGCAACTCGATCTGCGCGAGACGCCTTGGCCGGACAAGCACGACGCCGACGCCGTCGTCCATGTCGGCAATGTCAGGGATTCGTCGTGGATTGCACGGCCGTTGGCGCCGAACGAGCGCTGGCTGTGCGCCAGCCCGGCGTATCTGCAACGCCACGGCATGCCGGCGGAACCGCGCGAGCTGTTGCAGCATCGGTGTATCTGCATTCGGGAGAACGACGAGGACGCGTCGCTGTGGCGATTTCGCCGACGGGCGTCATCCGCCGCAGCGGCGTCACGCCGTGCGTCTTCGCGCGACAGCGTGCGCGTCGTGCCCGCCTATACGAGTAACGACGGCAGCGTCGCGCGGACGTGGGCCGAGCAGGGGCTGGGCATCGTGCTGCGCTCGGAATGGGACACCCGTGAAGCGGTGGCGGCGGGGCGTCTGGTACGGGTGCTCGCGGACTGGGCGTTCGACAGCGCTCCCGTGACCTTGCTCGTACCCACGCGCCGTGGGCGTACGGCGCGCTTGCAGGCGTTGATGGCATTCCTCGATGACGCGTTGGGCGCGTCCGCTACCGCACGACGCACACAACATGCAGGCCCATGA
- a CDS encoding HAD family hydrolase gives MSDASVPHPTPWPRAVLFDLLTALLDSWTVWNRAAGSETAGRTWRAEYLRRTYGCGAYVSYEQLVREAAEHVGLPSSAPQALEAEWLTLPIWDGARELLTALRPHCGLAVVTNCSKTLGHQAASLLGIDWDVVVTSEEAGFYKPDPRPYRLALDRLGVPASEAAFVAGSGYDLFGTSAVGLRTFWHNRVSLSRPDGAPAAEREAATLEPALAWLRQFHAAA, from the coding sequence ATGTCCGACGCATCCGTTCCACACCCAACTCCCTGGCCGCGCGCCGTCCTGTTCGATCTGCTTACGGCATTGCTCGACTCGTGGACCGTCTGGAATCGCGCCGCCGGCAGCGAGACCGCCGGGCGTACGTGGCGCGCCGAGTACCTGCGCAGAACCTACGGATGCGGCGCGTATGTGAGCTACGAACAGCTTGTGCGCGAAGCCGCCGAGCATGTGGGCCTGCCGTCGTCGGCGCCCCAGGCACTCGAAGCCGAATGGCTCACGCTGCCCATCTGGGACGGCGCACGCGAACTGCTCACAGCCCTGCGTCCGCACTGCGGGCTCGCTGTCGTCACGAACTGTTCGAAGACGCTGGGACATCAGGCGGCGTCGCTGCTCGGCATCGACTGGGACGTCGTGGTGACGTCTGAGGAAGCCGGGTTCTACAAGCCCGATCCCCGCCCCTATCGCCTGGCGCTCGACAGGCTGGGCGTCCCGGCCAGCGAGGCCGCGTTCGTCGCCGGCTCCGGCTACGACCTGTTCGGCACCTCGGCCGTCGGCCTGCGCACGTTCTGGCACAACCGTGTCAGCCTGTCCCGGCCGGATGGTGCGCCTGCCGCCGAGCGTGAAGCCGCCACACTCGAGCCCGCGCTCGCGTGGCTTCGGCAATTCCATGCTGCGGCCTGA
- a CDS encoding DSD1 family PLP-dependent enzyme, giving the protein MTSISTALSASLQTLQTLDTPTAVIDVPRMRHNIRRMQDRMNALGVRLRPHVKTSKCVEVARAQAAAGAVGITVSTLKEASRFFDDGVTDILYAVGMVASKLPAALALRRRGCDLKIVTDSVASAQAIVAFGAEYGETFDVWIEIDTDGHRSGIRPEDDALLEVARTLHEGGATLGGVMTHAGSSYDFDTPEALAAIAEQERAGCVLAAARLRDAGLPCPVVSVGSTPTALAATHLDGVTEVRAGVYVFFDLVMHNIGVCTTDELALSVLTTVIGHQPDKGWAIVDAGWMAMSRDRGTQKQKHDFGYGQVCRIDGSVVPGYVLSGANQEHGILSREGEPDRDIVTRFPIGTLLRILPNHACATGAQFPEYHAVEPTGDIAVWSRLHGW; this is encoded by the coding sequence ATGACTTCGATTTCCACGGCCTTGTCCGCCTCGCTTCAAACGCTTCAAACGCTTGATACGCCCACCGCCGTGATCGACGTGCCGCGCATGCGGCACAACATCCGCCGCATGCAGGATCGGATGAATGCGCTGGGCGTACGCTTGCGTCCCCACGTCAAAACCAGCAAGTGCGTTGAGGTCGCACGAGCGCAGGCGGCTGCCGGTGCAGTGGGCATTACCGTCTCGACGCTGAAGGAAGCGAGCCGCTTCTTCGACGACGGCGTGACCGACATCCTGTACGCGGTGGGAATGGTGGCGAGCAAGCTGCCCGCGGCGCTGGCCCTACGCCGGCGCGGGTGCGATCTGAAGATCGTCACGGACAGCGTGGCGTCGGCCCAGGCGATCGTCGCCTTCGGGGCCGAGTACGGCGAGACCTTCGATGTGTGGATCGAGATCGACACCGACGGTCACCGTTCCGGCATTCGCCCCGAGGACGACGCGCTGCTCGAGGTCGCTCGCACGCTGCACGAAGGCGGCGCCACACTCGGCGGCGTGATGACGCACGCAGGCTCCAGCTACGACTTCGACACTCCCGAAGCGCTCGCGGCCATCGCCGAACAGGAACGCGCCGGGTGCGTGCTGGCGGCTGCGCGACTGCGCGACGCCGGCCTGCCGTGCCCCGTGGTGAGCGTCGGATCGACGCCCACCGCGCTCGCGGCCACGCATCTCGACGGCGTGACGGAAGTCCGTGCGGGCGTCTACGTGTTCTTCGATCTGGTCATGCACAACATTGGCGTGTGCACGACCGATGAGCTCGCGCTGAGCGTGCTCACCACCGTCATCGGTCATCAGCCTGACAAAGGCTGGGCCATCGTCGACGCGGGATGGATGGCGATGAGCCGCGATCGCGGCACGCAGAAGCAGAAGCACGACTTCGGCTATGGGCAGGTCTGCCGCATCGACGGCAGCGTCGTGCCGGGCTATGTATTGAGCGGCGCCAACCAGGAACACGGCATTCTGTCGCGCGAAGGCGAACCAGATCGCGACATCGTCACGCGTTTTCCCATCGGCACCCTGCTGCGCATTCTGCCCAACCACGCTTGCGCGACCGGCGCTCAATTCCCCGAGTACCATGCCGTCGAACCGACAGGCGACATCGCCGTGTGGTCGCGTTTGCACGGCTGGTAA
- the hutC gene encoding histidine utilization repressor, whose product MPRQTAQPTVETLNEQGPAPRYLQLKQFICHQIDSGAWPPHHRVPSENELVELSGVSRMTVNRALRELTAEGRLVRMQGVGTFVAEPKSHSPLLAVNNIADEISEHGHRHRAEVKLLREELAGPERALAMGLQEREPLFHSVIVHYQDNVPVQIEDRYVNPGLAPRYLEQDFTKLTPNAYLQRISPLTSGEHVVEAVTATPEEAQMLHIARTEPCLLIRRRTWSGKRIVSVARLLHPGSRHRLEGRFGDSL is encoded by the coding sequence GTGCCACGTCAAACTGCTCAGCCGACTGTCGAAACGCTCAATGAACAAGGGCCCGCGCCCCGCTATCTGCAGCTCAAGCAGTTCATCTGCCACCAGATCGACAGCGGGGCGTGGCCGCCGCATCATCGCGTGCCTTCGGAGAACGAACTCGTCGAGCTTTCCGGCGTGAGCCGCATGACGGTCAACCGCGCACTGCGCGAACTCACCGCCGAAGGACGGCTCGTGCGCATGCAGGGCGTCGGCACGTTCGTGGCCGAACCGAAATCGCACTCGCCGCTGCTCGCCGTCAATAACATCGCCGACGAAATCTCCGAGCACGGTCATCGCCATCGCGCGGAAGTGAAGCTGCTGCGCGAAGAACTCGCCGGTCCGGAACGCGCGCTCGCGATGGGACTCCAGGAACGCGAGCCGCTGTTCCATTCCGTCATCGTCCACTACCAGGACAACGTGCCCGTCCAGATCGAAGACCGCTACGTCAACCCGGGACTGGCGCCGCGCTACCTCGAGCAGGACTTCACCAAGCTCACGCCGAACGCCTATCTGCAGCGCATCTCGCCGCTCACGTCGGGCGAACACGTCGTGGAAGCCGTGACCGCCACGCCCGAGGAAGCGCAGATGCTGCACATCGCACGCACCGAGCCGTGCCTGCTGATCCGCCGCCGCACGTGGTCGGGCAAGCGCATCGTCTCCGTCGCCCGCCTCCTGCACCCGGGCTCGCGCCATCGCCTCGAAGGCCGTTTCGGCGACAGCCTGTAG
- the hutU gene encoding urocanate hydratase, whose translation MNQTKPRNVVSQPTRYRDVTIRAPRGTQLNARSWLTEAPLRMLMNNLDPDVAENPNALVVYGGIGRAARNWECYDKIVETLKTLGDDETLLVQSGKPVGVFKTHADAPRVLIANSNLVPHWANWEHFNELDAKGLAMYGQMTAGSWIYIGSQGIVQGTYETFVEAGRQHYDGNLKGRWVLTAGLGGMGGAQPLAATLAGACSLNIECQQTSIDFRLRTRYVDEQAKDLDDALARIAKYTAAGQAVSIALCGNAAEILPELVRRGVRPDMVTDQTSAHDPLNGYLPIGWTWDEYRERARSKPAEVVKAAKQSMAVHVKAMLEFRALGVPTFDYGNNIRQMAKEEGVENAFDFPGFVPAYIRPLFCRGVGPFRWAALSGDPQDIYRTDAKVKELIPDDAHLHRWLDMARERISFQGLPARICWVGLGLRAKLGLAFNEMVRSGELSAPVVIGRDHLDSGSVASPNRETEAMRDGSDAVSDWPLLNALLNTASGATWVSLHHGGGVGMGFSQHSGVVIVCDGTDAAAARIARVLNNDPATGVMRHADAGYDIAIDCAREHGLNLPMLGTAK comes from the coding sequence ATGAACCAGACGAAACCGAGGAACGTTGTGAGCCAACCCACCCGATACCGCGATGTCACGATCCGCGCCCCCCGCGGGACACAGCTCAATGCCCGCAGTTGGCTGACCGAAGCGCCGCTGCGCATGCTGATGAACAATCTCGACCCGGACGTGGCCGAGAATCCGAATGCGCTCGTCGTCTACGGCGGTATCGGTCGCGCCGCACGCAACTGGGAGTGCTACGACAAGATCGTGGAGACGCTCAAGACGCTGGGCGACGACGAAACGCTGCTGGTGCAGTCCGGCAAGCCCGTGGGCGTGTTCAAGACCCACGCCGACGCGCCGCGCGTGCTCATCGCCAACTCGAATCTGGTGCCGCACTGGGCCAACTGGGAGCATTTCAACGAACTCGACGCAAAGGGCCTGGCGATGTACGGCCAGATGACCGCCGGCTCGTGGATCTACATCGGCAGTCAGGGCATCGTGCAAGGCACCTACGAGACTTTCGTGGAAGCCGGCCGCCAGCACTACGACGGCAACCTGAAGGGCCGCTGGGTGCTCACCGCCGGGCTCGGCGGCATGGGCGGCGCGCAGCCGCTCGCCGCCACGCTCGCCGGCGCCTGCTCGCTGAACATCGAATGCCAGCAAACGAGCATCGACTTCCGCCTGCGCACGCGCTACGTCGACGAACAGGCCAAGGATCTCGACGACGCCCTCGCGCGCATCGCCAAGTACACGGCGGCCGGTCAGGCGGTCTCCATCGCACTGTGCGGCAACGCGGCGGAGATCCTGCCGGAGCTGGTGCGCCGCGGCGTACGCCCGGACATGGTCACCGACCAGACCAGCGCACACGATCCGCTCAACGGCTATCTGCCGATCGGCTGGACGTGGGACGAGTATCGCGAGCGGGCCCGCTCGAAGCCCGCCGAGGTCGTGAAGGCCGCCAAGCAGTCGATGGCCGTGCACGTGAAGGCCATGCTCGAGTTCCGCGCGCTGGGCGTGCCGACGTTCGACTATGGCAACAACATCCGCCAGATGGCCAAGGAAGAAGGCGTGGAGAACGCGTTCGACTTCCCCGGTTTCGTGCCGGCCTACATCCGCCCGCTGTTCTGCCGTGGCGTGGGCCCGTTCCGCTGGGCCGCGCTCTCGGGCGATCCGCAGGACATCTACAGGACGGACGCCAAGGTCAAGGAACTGATCCCGGACGACGCCCATCTGCATCGCTGGCTCGACATGGCGCGCGAGCGCATCAGCTTCCAGGGCTTGCCCGCGCGCATCTGCTGGGTCGGACTCGGCCTGCGCGCCAAATTGGGACTGGCGTTCAACGAAATGGTACGCTCGGGAGAACTCTCGGCCCCGGTCGTGATCGGCCGTGACCATCTCGACTCGGGATCGGTCGCCAGCCCCAACCGCGAAACGGAAGCCATGCGCGACGGCTCGGACGCCGTCTCCGACTGGCCGCTGCTCAACGCCCTGCTCAACACGGCAAGCGGTGCGACGTGGGTCTCGCTGCATCATGGCGGCGGCGTCGGCATGGGCTTTTCGCAACACTCGGGCGTGGTGATCGTGTGCGACGGCACCGACGCCGCCGCCGCGCGCATCGCCCGCGTGCTGAACAACGATCCGGCCACCGGCGTCATGCGCCATGCCGATGCCGGTTACGACATCGCCATCGACTGCGCCCGCGAACACGGACTGAACCTGCCCATGCTGGGCACCGCCAAGTAA
- the hutH gene encoding histidine ammonia-lyase — MSNQGNPSMSQLFVTPGTLTLAQLREVYQTQTTVTLDPAAYAAIDKSVACVEGIVAEGRTAYGINTGFGLLAQTRIAHEDLENLQRSLVLSHAAGVGAPLDDAMVRLIMVLKINSLARGLSGIRRKVIDALVTLVNAEVYPRIPVKGSVGASGDLAPLAHMSLLLLGEGQARYRGQWMNAREALAIAGLEPLTLAAKEGLALLNGTQVSTAYALRGLFEAEDLYAAASVCGALTVEAMLGSRAPFDARIHAARGQRGQIDAAAMYRHLLGETSEVGQSHANCEKVQDPYSLRCQPQVMGACLTQIRQAAEVLAVEANAVSDNPLVFWEQGDVISGGNFHAEPVAMAADNLALALAEIGALSERRISLMMDKHMSQLPAFLVANGGVNSGFMIAQVTAAALASENKALAHPSSVDSLPTSANQEDHVSMAPNAGKRLWEMADNVEGILAIEWLGACQGLDFREGVKTTPALERARALLRQSVPFYDKDRYFAPDIEEASALIAQRQLSTLVPSGMLPSL; from the coding sequence ATGTCGAATCAAGGAAATCCGTCCATGTCCCAACTCTTTGTGACGCCCGGCACACTGACGCTCGCCCAACTGCGCGAGGTCTATCAGACCCAGACAACCGTCACGCTCGATCCCGCCGCCTACGCCGCCATCGACAAGAGCGTGGCCTGCGTCGAGGGCATCGTGGCAGAGGGTCGCACCGCCTACGGCATCAACACCGGCTTCGGCCTGCTCGCGCAAACGCGCATCGCCCACGAGGACCTCGAGAACCTGCAGCGCTCGCTCGTGCTCTCGCACGCCGCCGGTGTCGGCGCGCCGCTCGACGACGCGATGGTGCGCCTCATCATGGTGCTCAAGATCAACAGCCTGGCGCGCGGCCTGTCGGGCATTCGCCGCAAGGTGATCGACGCGCTCGTCACGCTGGTCAATGCCGAAGTCTATCCGCGCATTCCGGTCAAGGGCTCGGTCGGCGCGTCGGGCGATCTCGCCCCGCTCGCCCATATGTCGCTGCTGTTGCTCGGCGAAGGTCAGGCACGCTATCGCGGCCAGTGGATGAACGCCCGCGAAGCGCTCGCCATCGCTGGCCTCGAACCGCTCACGCTCGCGGCCAAGGAAGGACTGGCGCTACTCAACGGCACGCAGGTCTCGACCGCCTATGCACTGCGGGGTCTGTTCGAAGCCGAAGACCTGTACGCCGCGGCAAGCGTGTGCGGTGCCCTGACAGTCGAAGCGATGCTCGGCTCGCGCGCCCCGTTCGATGCGCGCATTCACGCGGCGCGCGGCCAGCGCGGTCAGATCGACGCGGCCGCCATGTATCGCCATCTGCTGGGCGAGACGAGCGAAGTCGGCCAGTCGCACGCCAACTGCGAGAAGGTGCAGGACCCGTATTCGCTGCGCTGTCAGCCGCAAGTGATGGGCGCCTGCCTCACGCAGATCCGCCAGGCGGCGGAGGTGCTGGCGGTCGAGGCGAACGCCGTGTCGGACAACCCGCTCGTATTCTGGGAGCAGGGCGACGTGATCTCCGGCGGCAACTTCCACGCCGAGCCGGTGGCCATGGCCGCCGACAACCTCGCCCTGGCGCTGGCCGAGATCGGCGCCCTCAGCGAGCGTCGCATTTCGCTGATGATGGACAAACATATGTCGCAGTTGCCCGCATTTCTCGTGGCCAACGGCGGCGTCAACTCCGGGTTCATGATCGCGCAGGTGACCGCGGCTGCCCTGGCATCCGAGAATAAGGCCTTGGCACATCCGTCCAGCGTTGATAGTCTCCCGACCTCGGCCAACCAGGAAGACCATGTGTCGATGGCCCCGAATGCCGGCAAACGGCTTTGGGAGATGGCCGATAACGTCGAGGGCATCCTGGCGATCGAATGGCTCGGCGCCTGCCAGGGGCTGGACTTCCGCGAAGGTGTCAAGACGACGCCTGCGCTCGAGCGCGCTCGCGCGCTGCTGCGTCAATCGGTTCCGTTCTACGATAAGGATCGCTATTTCGCGCCGGACATCGAGGAAGCCAGCGCCCTGATCGCGCAACGCCAACTGAGCACGCTGGTGCCGTCCGGCATGCTGCCGAGCCTCTGA